A section of the Jannaschia sp. S6380 genome encodes:
- a CDS encoding ATP-binding cassette domain-containing protein produces the protein MIEFDNVSKSFWTGQQRKVILDRASFRVEPGRSVGILAPNGTGKTTLVNMMAGLEKPDEGEIRRTSRVSFPLGFMGGVVARNTATENARYIAMLYGLDPDYVEAFCRYLCGIEEYFDMPVGTYSQGMKARFSFALMLALEFDIYLIDEGMPSTTDAEFNRKAGSILKDRLQEATVVIVSHQPQVLERFATTAAVLRDGTLHHFDTLEEARRLYEYDA, from the coding sequence ATGATTGAATTCGACAACGTCTCAAAGTCCTTCTGGACCGGCCAGCAGCGCAAGGTGATCCTCGATCGCGCCTCGTTCCGCGTGGAACCGGGACGGTCCGTGGGCATCCTGGCGCCGAACGGAACGGGGAAGACGACGTTGGTCAACATGATGGCCGGGTTGGAAAAACCGGACGAGGGCGAGATTCGGCGCACCAGCCGTGTCAGTTTCCCCCTGGGGTTCATGGGCGGTGTCGTGGCACGGAACACCGCGACCGAGAACGCGCGTTATATCGCCATGCTCTACGGCCTCGACCCCGACTACGTCGAAGCCTTCTGCCGCTATCTCTGCGGGATCGAGGAGTATTTCGACATGCCCGTCGGCACCTATAGCCAAGGCATGAAGGCCCGCTTCAGCTTCGCGTTGATGCTGGCATTGGAGTTCGACATCTACCTGATCGACGAAGGCATGCCATCGACCACGGATGCCGAGTTCAATCGCAAGGCCGGATCCATCCTGAAGGACCGCCTGCAGGAGGCGACGGTGGTGATCGTCAGCCATCAACCGCAGGTGCTGGAGCGGTTCGCGACAACCGCTGCGGTTCTGCGCGACGGAACGCTGCACCACTTCGACACGCTGGAAGAGGCCCGGAGGCTTTATGAGTACGACGCCTAG
- a CDS encoding capsule biosynthesis protein, whose translation MARRIAQKHGLKAETGEEAIAALRAKGIDPFKRSNMLQLVSEGSEETAVATVEREAPPPAQAAPITIDADHRAGEIVRIQRDIARRRRRRLALLATRLAFFVGLPTLIAGIYYYVIATPMYATKSEFVIQQADSAVGGGGGLGGLFSGTGLATQQDSIGVQSYLISREALGRLDAELDFTGHFSDPSIDPLQRLDPDGTREAAYRLYRRMVEIGYDPTEGVIRMEVVAADPEVSAAFSRALLEFAEEEVDEWTARMRAEQMDGAEDSYTAADARMRESQARVVDLQEQLGVVSADAEVSNSYAQIGAIETELRSERLRLDQLLANSRPNAARVEVAQSNVARLRAELDSLRAGLTEGVSDEASLARVTAELQVAQQDLLTRQTLLQQSAQQLEVARIEANRQVRYLSTTVPPLPPDEPTYPRAFENTVLAFLIFAGIYLMVSLTVAVLREQVSA comes from the coding sequence ATGGCCAGACGCATCGCGCAAAAGCACGGCCTCAAGGCGGAGACGGGCGAGGAGGCGATCGCAGCCCTGCGTGCGAAGGGGATCGACCCGTTCAAGCGGTCGAACATGCTGCAACTCGTGTCCGAGGGTTCGGAGGAGACGGCCGTGGCGACGGTCGAGCGCGAGGCGCCGCCGCCTGCGCAGGCCGCGCCCATAACCATCGACGCCGACCACCGTGCCGGAGAGATCGTTCGCATCCAGCGCGACATCGCCCGCCGCCGCCGCCGCCGCTTGGCCTTGCTGGCGACGCGCCTGGCATTCTTCGTCGGTCTGCCGACGCTGATCGCGGGGATCTACTACTACGTCATCGCCACGCCAATGTACGCGACCAAGTCCGAGTTCGTCATCCAACAGGCCGATTCCGCCGTGGGGGGCGGTGGCGGTCTGGGCGGGCTTTTTTCCGGCACCGGACTTGCCACGCAGCAGGACAGCATCGGGGTGCAGTCCTATCTGATCTCGCGCGAGGCACTGGGCCGGCTCGACGCGGAGCTGGATTTCACCGGACATTTCTCGGACCCGTCGATCGACCCGCTGCAGCGGCTCGATCCGGACGGCACGCGCGAGGCGGCGTACCGGCTCTACCGACGCATGGTCGAGATCGGATACGACCCGACCGAAGGTGTCATTCGGATGGAGGTCGTGGCCGCCGATCCCGAGGTGTCGGCCGCGTTCTCGCGCGCGCTGCTGGAGTTTGCCGAAGAAGAGGTCGACGAATGGACCGCGCGGATGCGGGCGGAGCAGATGGACGGGGCGGAGGACAGCTATACCGCCGCCGACGCGCGCATGCGCGAGAGCCAGGCCCGCGTCGTCGACCTGCAGGAGCAGTTGGGCGTCGTCTCGGCGGATGCGGAAGTGTCGAACAGCTACGCCCAGATCGGTGCCATCGAGACCGAGCTGCGGAGCGAACGCCTTCGGCTCGATCAGTTGCTGGCGAATTCCCGTCCGAATGCCGCGCGGGTGGAGGTCGCGCAATCCAACGTCGCGCGCCTTCGGGCGGAGCTCGACAGCCTGCGCGCCGGCCTGACCGAAGGCGTGTCCGACGAGGCGAGCCTCGCCCGCGTGACGGCCGAGTTGCAGGTGGCCCAGCAGGACCTGCTGACACGCCAGACGCTGTTGCAGCAATCCGCGCAGCAGCTCGAGGTGGCGCGGATCGAGGCGAACCGTCAGGTCCGATATCTGTCCACGACGGTGCCCCCCCTGCCGCCCGACGAGCCGACCTATCCCCGCGCCTTCGAGAACACCGTTCTGGCGTTCCTGATATTCGCGGGAATCTACCTGATGGTCTCGCTGACGGTCGCGGTCCTGCGCGAGCAGGTTTCGGCCTGA
- a CDS encoding phosphomannomutase/phosphoglucomutase, translating into MKPLADVTPNTWAFLRDPMIAPTGFREYDARWKYPDGINLPGVTALGLGLGTQMMRRGIEPRIAVGNDYRDYSVAIKNALILGLTQAGIHVQDIGPALSPMAYFAQFHLDAPAVAMVTASHNPNGWTGVKMGFERPLTHGPDEMAELRDIVLNGEGEARDGGKWERVDGVMEAYLDDLTDGFTMTRKLKVVCATGNGTASAFAPLVLERIGVEVVESHNELDYTFPHYNPNPEAMEMLHDMAASVKASGADLALGFDGDGDRCGVVDDEGEEIFADIMGVILARDLSGLHEGATFVADVKSTGLFASDPVLQENGAKADYWKTGHSHMKRRVHEIGALAGFEKSGHYFLAEPIGRGYDCGMRVAVEVCKLLDRNPDKSMSDLRRALPKVWNTPTLSPYCPDEEKYDTLQRIVDRIVPMKGQGSLGGRKIVDVVTVNGARVMLENGAWGLVRASSNTPNLVVVCESPESEAELRAIFADLDAIIRQEPNVGDYDQTF; encoded by the coding sequence ATGAAGCCGCTTGCCGATGTCACCCCGAACACCTGGGCATTCCTGCGCGACCCCATGATCGCGCCCACCGGTTTTCGTGAGTACGACGCGCGCTGGAAATACCCGGACGGGATCAACCTTCCCGGCGTGACGGCGCTGGGCCTGGGCCTGGGCACACAGATGATGCGCCGGGGGATCGAGCCGCGGATCGCCGTGGGCAACGACTACCGGGACTATTCGGTGGCCATAAAGAATGCGCTGATCCTTGGCCTGACGCAGGCCGGCATCCACGTTCAGGACATTGGCCCGGCCCTGTCGCCGATGGCGTATTTCGCACAGTTCCACCTGGATGCGCCTGCCGTCGCGATGGTGACGGCCAGCCACAATCCCAACGGCTGGACCGGGGTCAAGATGGGGTTCGAGCGTCCCCTGACGCATGGGCCCGACGAAATGGCCGAACTGCGTGACATCGTCCTGAACGGGGAAGGCGAGGCCCGCGACGGGGGCAAATGGGAGCGTGTCGACGGCGTGATGGAGGCCTATCTCGACGACCTGACCGACGGCTTTACGATGACCCGCAAGCTCAAGGTCGTCTGCGCGACCGGGAACGGCACGGCGTCGGCCTTCGCGCCGCTGGTGCTGGAGCGGATCGGCGTGGAGGTCGTCGAGAGCCACAACGAGCTCGACTACACGTTCCCGCACTACAACCCGAACCCCGAGGCGATGGAGATGCTGCACGACATGGCCGCGTCGGTTAAGGCATCGGGCGCGGACCTGGCGCTGGGCTTCGATGGCGACGGCGACCGGTGCGGCGTGGTCGATGACGAGGGGGAGGAAATCTTCGCCGACATCATGGGGGTCATCCTGGCCCGCGATCTGTCCGGTCTGCACGAGGGCGCGACCTTCGTGGCGGACGTCAAGTCCACCGGTCTGTTCGCCTCCGATCCGGTCCTGCAGGAGAACGGGGCCAAGGCCGATTACTGGAAGACGGGGCATAGCCACATGAAGCGCCGCGTCCACGAGATCGGCGCGCTGGCGGGGTTCGAGAAGTCGGGTCACTACTTCCTGGCCGAACCGATCGGGCGTGGCTACGATTGCGGAATGCGGGTGGCGGTCGAGGTCTGCAAGCTGTTGGATCGGAACCCTGACAAGTCGATGAGCGATCTGCGCCGCGCGCTTCCGAAGGTCTGGAATACGCCGACCCTCTCGCCCTACTGCCCCGACGAGGAGAAATACGACACGCTGCAGCGCATCGTCGACCGGATCGTGCCGATGAAGGGGCAGGGGAGCCTCGGCGGCCGCAAGATTGTGGACGTCGTGACCGTGAACGGCGCACGGGTCATGCTGGAGAACGGGGCCTGGGGCCTGGTTCGCGCGTCCTCGAACACCCCGAACCTCGTGGTGGTCTGCGAAAGCCCGGAAAGCGAGGCGGAACTGCGTGCGATCTTCGCCGACCTCGATGCGATCATCCGGCAGGAACCGAATGTCGGCGACTACGACCAGACGTTCTGA
- a CDS encoding mechanosensitive ion channel domain-containing protein, which produces MRILFALLLSLLIGTAAAQEAPQPDGTISTEQDASGDAAIERRIEAIIAELDGYGDVGVIVREGIVTFTGEVLDADAIPRLEELAVRVDGVVAVETEVTESTDVALRLDPVLERFQARMVQAFNYLPLLAVAVLAGAVVILLGTLLARWERPWDRIAPNAFIANIYRVVLRLAFVIAGIVVALDILNATAVLAGLFGAAGIVGLAVGFAVRDTVENFIASVMLSVRQPFRPHDVVDIEGSLGSVIRLTSRATILLDPDGNHVRLPNSFVFKAKIINYTRNAERRFGFALGIDPNDDLAEAKRIGLATLEGLDFVLADPPPQVWIQDAGDSTITMEFYGWVDQGTTDFMVARGEALRLVMGALTRADIGLPEPTYRLNLAGGALPVLDLPDSRNRPDEIVLTEGDASPETEMPAAEEVTPPRIIERMVDEERRKGNDKDLLSRAAPQE; this is translated from the coding sequence ATGCGTATTCTGTTCGCGCTCCTGCTGTCGCTGCTGATCGGGACCGCGGCCGCGCAGGAGGCGCCGCAGCCCGACGGGACGATCTCGACCGAACAGGACGCGAGCGGCGACGCCGCAATCGAGCGCAGGATCGAGGCGATCATCGCCGAGCTGGACGGCTATGGCGATGTGGGGGTCATCGTCCGCGAGGGGATCGTGACCTTCACGGGCGAAGTCCTGGACGCGGACGCCATTCCTCGCTTGGAGGAACTGGCCGTCCGCGTCGACGGGGTCGTGGCCGTCGAGACGGAAGTCACCGAGAGCACCGATGTCGCGCTGCGCCTCGATCCCGTTCTGGAGCGATTTCAGGCGCGGATGGTGCAGGCGTTCAACTATCTGCCCCTGCTGGCCGTCGCGGTTCTGGCCGGTGCGGTGGTCATCCTGCTGGGCACGCTCCTGGCGCGATGGGAACGCCCGTGGGATCGGATCGCGCCGAATGCGTTCATCGCGAATATCTACCGCGTGGTCCTGCGCCTGGCCTTCGTGATCGCGGGCATCGTCGTGGCGCTGGACATCCTGAATGCCACGGCGGTTCTGGCCGGGCTTTTCGGTGCGGCGGGGATCGTCGGGCTGGCCGTGGGCTTCGCCGTCCGCGACACGGTCGAGAACTTCATCGCCTCCGTCATGCTGTCGGTCCGGCAGCCGTTCCGGCCCCACGATGTGGTCGATATCGAAGGGTCGCTGGGATCTGTGATCCGACTGACCAGCCGGGCCACCATCCTTCTGGACCCGGACGGAAACCATGTCCGCCTGCCCAACAGCTTCGTCTTCAAGGCAAAGATCATCAACTATACGCGCAATGCCGAGCGGCGGTTCGGCTTTGCCCTCGGGATCGATCCGAACGATGACCTGGCCGAGGCCAAGCGGATTGGCCTGGCCACTCTGGAGGGGCTTGATTTCGTGTTGGCAGATCCGCCGCCGCAGGTCTGGATCCAGGACGCCGGTGACAGCACGATCACGATGGAGTTCTACGGCTGGGTCGATCAGGGGACGACCGATTTCATGGTGGCGCGCGGCGAGGCACTGCGGCTGGTGATGGGGGCGCTGACCCGGGCCGATATCGGCCTGCCCGAGCCGACCTATCGCCTGAACCTGGCCGGGGGCGCGTTGCCGGTGCTGGACCTGCCGGACAGCCGGAACCGCCCCGACGAGATTGTCCTGACCGAGGGCGATGCTTCGCCCGAAACGGAGATGCCCGCCGCCGAGGAGGTGACCCCGCCGCGCATCATCGAACGGATGGTCGACGAGGAGCGCCGGAAGGGCAACGACAAGGACCTGCTGAGCCGGGCGGCGCCGCAGGAATGA
- a CDS encoding DUF3445 domain-containing protein, with translation MTAGPGHDPILQDRLPHTPWSDAALARMPGMQPVTGPWIIVDEVYAAQMALRETLIRERPKTVIARLPGTAEAEAELLATVLAQLPDGFRNEGKHVRRPDGRAVSLDTAPPLETLGHLLQEDLLLLQPDKGEHVLSAGLLCFPASWTLAEKIGRPLRRIHAPVPDYTADVAARVQRLFDRLPVGRALWRANALGYRVADLFHPRPEAAPRETGGKIRFLRSERQTLMRLPRTGAILFAVHTWVVPLDRLSATQRAECPFG, from the coding sequence ATGACCGCCGGGCCGGGGCACGATCCGATCCTTCAGGACCGCCTGCCGCACACGCCCTGGTCGGACGCGGCCCTGGCGCGAATGCCGGGGATGCAGCCCGTCACGGGGCCCTGGATTATCGTCGACGAGGTCTACGCCGCTCAGATGGCGCTGCGGGAAACCCTGATCCGGGAGCGTCCGAAGACCGTCATCGCGCGCCTTCCGGGCACGGCGGAGGCGGAGGCCGAATTACTGGCGACGGTGCTGGCGCAACTGCCGGATGGGTTCCGCAACGAAGGCAAACATGTGCGGCGGCCCGACGGAAGGGCCGTATCGCTGGACACCGCGCCACCGTTGGAGACGCTTGGCCATCTGCTGCAGGAGGATCTTCTGCTGTTGCAGCCCGACAAGGGCGAACACGTCTTGAGCGCCGGGCTTCTTTGCTTTCCCGCGTCCTGGACCCTTGCCGAGAAGATCGGTCGGCCACTGCGGCGCATACACGCGCCAGTGCCGGACTATACGGCGGATGTCGCCGCGCGCGTCCAGCGGTTGTTCGACCGGCTCCCCGTCGGAAGGGCGTTGTGGCGGGCGAACGCGCTGGGTTATCGAGTGGCGGATCTTTTCCATCCGAGACCCGAGGCCGCGCCACGCGAGACCGGCGGCAAGATCCGCTTCCTGCGTTCGGAGCGACAGACTCTGATGCGCTTACCACGGACGGGGGCGATCCTGTTCGCGGTCCATACCTGGGTCGTACCGCTGGATCGTCTGTCGGCGACGCAGCGTGCGGAATGTCCGTTCGGCTAG
- a CDS encoding 2'-deoxycytidine 5'-triphosphate deaminase yields MTDTAFAPGVLASQQIETLLDRRAIIAPPLAQGQIQPASLDLRLGETAYRVRASFLPGHGRTLADRLPEFEMHRVDLTPGAVLEKGCVYLVPLRERMALPPGLSAVANAKSSTGRLDLLTRTVTDGGTEFDRIAPGYEGPLYAEICPRSFSVLVRPGMRLNQMRFRSGSATLDDAALLDLHRQAPLVDGTPVIDDGLGFSVDLAPGPDDLVGWQAKPHTGVIDLDRLGHYRPGDFWDAVRTDRRRIILDPGAFYILVSREAVSIPPTHAAEMAPYLAMVGEFRVHYAGFFDPGFGHGTPAHGVLEVRCHEAPFALEDGQIVGRLVYEAMAERPRHLYGQDIASNYQGQGLKLSKHFAAPGGG; encoded by the coding sequence ATGACCGATACGGCCTTCGCGCCCGGCGTTTTGGCAAGTCAGCAGATCGAGACCTTGCTGGACCGGCGCGCCATCATTGCCCCGCCCCTGGCGCAGGGTCAGATCCAGCCGGCCAGCCTGGACCTTCGGCTGGGCGAGACCGCCTATCGGGTCCGCGCATCGTTCCTGCCGGGGCATGGTCGGACGCTTGCCGACCGATTGCCCGAGTTCGAGATGCACCGCGTCGATCTGACGCCGGGCGCCGTACTCGAAAAGGGCTGCGTCTATCTCGTTCCGCTGCGGGAGCGGATGGCGCTTCCGCCCGGCCTGTCGGCGGTCGCCAATGCCAAGTCGTCAACCGGACGGCTCGATCTGCTGACGCGCACGGTGACCGATGGCGGGACCGAGTTCGATCGCATTGCCCCGGGATACGAGGGGCCCCTCTACGCCGAAATCTGCCCCCGCAGCTTCAGCGTGCTGGTCCGCCCGGGCATGCGCCTGAACCAGATGCGCTTTCGCAGCGGGTCCGCGACCCTCGACGACGCCGCGCTGCTGGACCTCCACCGTCAGGCACCGCTGGTCGACGGGACGCCGGTGATCGATGACGGGTTGGGCTTCTCGGTGGACCTCGCGCCGGGCCCGGACGATCTCGTCGGTTGGCAGGCCAAGCCGCATACCGGTGTCATCGACCTGGACCGATTGGGGCACTACCGCCCGGGCGATTTCTGGGATGCGGTCCGAACCGACAGGCGACGCATCATCCTGGATCCGGGGGCGTTCTACATCCTGGTCAGCCGCGAGGCCGTCTCCATCCCCCCGACCCACGCGGCCGAGATGGCACCGTACCTAGCGATGGTGGGCGAATTCCGTGTCCACTACGCGGGATTCTTCGACCCCGGCTTCGGGCATGGCACGCCCGCGCATGGTGTGCTGGAGGTGCGTTGCCACGAAGCGCCCTTCGCCTTGGAGGACGGCCAGATCGTCGGGCGGCTGGTCTATGAGGCCATGGCGGAGCGGCCACGACATCTCTACGGCCAAGACATCGCCTCGAACTATCAGGGCCAGGGTCTGAAGCTCTCCAAGCACTTCGCCGCCCCCGGGGGCGGCTAG
- a CDS encoding MerR family transcriptional regulator, protein MAKTPEKTEGAFRTIREVADWLGVPTHVLRFWESKFEQIAPVKGAGGRRYYRPEDMRLLGGIKVMLHDQGLPIRGVGQKIDDDGVESVMALSPDVDKPNTTAAPKKRRVIRSGEEEESPRVVPFERGRSETGPTAPPEPDLPSDLPNPVEIESAQPDAPADDEGDAVVPQPSDRPPPEPIANPAQPDAPPREAGPAPDPAVTDTPPVARPREPLDRISKRRALRRVVRKLRGLIEEVEGDLGDAGKS, encoded by the coding sequence TTGGCGAAAACCCCGGAAAAGACTGAGGGGGCGTTCCGCACCATTCGCGAGGTGGCGGACTGGCTCGGCGTGCCGACGCATGTTTTGCGTTTCTGGGAATCGAAATTCGAACAGATCGCCCCGGTGAAAGGTGCCGGTGGGCGGCGCTATTATCGGCCGGAGGACATGCGCCTTCTGGGTGGCATCAAGGTGATGTTGCACGACCAGGGGCTGCCGATCCGTGGTGTGGGCCAGAAGATCGACGATGACGGCGTGGAATCCGTGATGGCGCTTTCGCCGGATGTCGACAAGCCGAACACCACGGCCGCCCCCAAGAAGCGGCGTGTCATCCGCAGTGGCGAGGAGGAGGAAAGCCCCCGCGTCGTCCCGTTCGAGCGTGGACGCTCCGAGACCGGCCCGACCGCCCCGCCCGAGCCGGACCTGCCCTCCGACCTGCCCAATCCCGTCGAGATCGAGAGCGCGCAGCCCGACGCGCCTGCGGATGACGAGGGTGATGCCGTCGTGCCCCAGCCGTCGGACAGGCCCCCGCCCGAACCCATTGCGAACCCCGCCCAGCCCGATGCGCCGCCGCGCGAGGCGGGCCCGGCGCCTGACCCGGCGGTCACGGACACGCCCCCCGTCGCGCGTCCCCGCGAACCCCTGGATCGCATCTCGAAGCGCCGCGCCCTGCGGCGGGTCGTGCGCAAGCTGCGCGGCCTGATCGAGGAGGTCGAAGGCGATCTGGGCGATGCCGGCAAATCCTGA
- the ihfA gene encoding integration host factor subunit alpha, with amino-acid sequence MSDKTLTRMDLSEAVFRNVGLSRNESAALVTQVLQHVSDALVANEQVKVSGFGTFSTRDKSARVGRNPKTGEEAPIPPRRVLTFRPSHLMKDRVAAGNAAKKG; translated from the coding sequence ATGTCCGACAAGACACTGACACGAATGGATTTGAGCGAGGCCGTCTTTCGCAATGTCGGCCTGAGCCGGAACGAGAGCGCGGCGCTGGTGACGCAGGTTCTGCAGCATGTGTCCGATGCGCTCGTGGCCAACGAGCAGGTCAAGGTCTCGGGCTTCGGCACATTCTCGACCCGCGACAAGTCCGCTCGCGTCGGCCGCAATCCTAAGACCGGCGAGGAAGCTCCGATCCCGCCCCGCCGCGTCCTGACCTTCCGACCGTCGCACCTGATGAAGGACCGCGTGGCCGCCGGAAACGCAGCCAAGAAAGGCTAG
- a CDS encoding beta-ketoacyl-ACP synthase III: MIRSVVRGVGHYLPERVVPNAWFTSFLDTSDEWIVSRSGIERRHFAAEGQTTSDLAIRAATAALTDAGLQADDIDAIIVATSTPDLTFPATATIVQAGLGMTRGFAFDVQAVCAGFIYGLANADALIVSGQARRVLVIGAETFSRIMNWEDRGTCVLFGDGAGALILERDEGTGTAADRGILATELQSDGRHREILQVSGGVSSSGTTGHLMMAGKEVFRHAVEKLAQATVDVMAKAGVTTDQIDRVVPHQANIRIITRTAQKLGVPMDRVVVTVADHGNTSAASIPLAMSVAHQRGELAPGDLVVTEAIGGGLAWGAVVLRW, translated from the coding sequence ATGATCCGCTCCGTCGTCCGCGGCGTGGGGCATTATCTGCCCGAACGCGTGGTGCCGAACGCCTGGTTCACGTCATTCCTCGACACCTCGGACGAATGGATCGTCTCGCGATCGGGAATCGAACGGCGCCATTTCGCGGCCGAAGGCCAGACCACGTCCGACCTGGCAATCCGTGCCGCCACCGCGGCACTCACCGATGCCGGCCTGCAGGCGGACGACATCGACGCCATCATCGTCGCCACTTCCACACCGGACCTGACCTTTCCCGCCACGGCCACGATCGTGCAAGCCGGGCTGGGCATGACACGCGGGTTCGCCTTCGACGTGCAGGCGGTCTGTGCCGGGTTCATCTATGGGCTGGCAAATGCCGACGCGCTGATCGTGTCCGGTCAGGCGCGCCGTGTTCTGGTCATCGGGGCCGAAACCTTCAGCCGGATCATGAATTGGGAGGATCGCGGCACCTGCGTCCTGTTCGGCGACGGGGCCGGCGCCCTGATCCTGGAACGCGATGAGGGTACCGGTACGGCGGCCGATCGCGGCATTCTGGCCACCGAACTGCAAAGCGACGGACGGCATCGGGAAATCCTGCAGGTGTCCGGCGGCGTGTCGTCCTCGGGCACGACCGGGCACCTGATGATGGCCGGGAAGGAAGTTTTCCGCCATGCCGTCGAAAAGCTGGCGCAGGCCACCGTCGACGTCATGGCCAAGGCCGGCGTGACGACCGATCAGATCGACCGGGTGGTGCCGCATCAGGCGAACATCCGCATCATCACCCGCACCGCGCAGAAGCTGGGCGTACCGATGGACCGCGTCGTCGTGACGGTCGCTGATCACGGCAACACGTCGGCGGCGTCGATTCCCCTGGCGATGTCGGTCGCGCATCAGCGCGGGGAGCTGGCGCCGGGCGACCTCGTCGTGACCGAGGCGATCGGTGGCGGGCTTGCCTGGGGCGCTGTCGTCCTGCGGTGGTAA
- the plsX gene encoding phosphate acyltransferase PlsX: MSDKTGAAPVPDASGVLSIDAMGGDLGPEAVVAGLARAVKTHPAIRFIVHGDKPALEALIARRRGLSDHCEIRHTADVVAMTDKPSQVMRTGKDTSMWSAVDAVRSGEATVCVSCGNTGALMAVSMIRLRKLPGVNRPAIAILWPSRNPTGFNVMLDVGADIRADADDLVQYALMGMSYARNGLGLERPRVGLLNVGTEENKGRTELKDAHDKIEALADGSGFDFVGFVEGGDIPGDRVDVIVTDGFTGNVALKTGEGTARFVRDMLGEAFSATPLSKVAALLAMSSLKRLSKRIDPRRVNGGVFLGLNGTVVKSHGSADETGVAAAIGLAWDLSKSGFSDRLRARVAALTAPEDGA; this comes from the coding sequence ATGTCGGATAAGACCGGCGCGGCCCCCGTTCCGGATGCCTCGGGCGTCCTCTCGATCGACGCGATGGGTGGCGATCTCGGCCCCGAGGCTGTGGTCGCCGGCCTGGCCCGCGCGGTCAAGACCCATCCCGCGATCCGCTTCATCGTCCATGGCGACAAGCCTGCGCTCGAGGCGTTGATCGCCCGGCGGCGCGGCCTTTCGGACCATTGCGAGATACGCCACACGGCCGATGTCGTGGCCATGACCGACAAGCCCAGCCAGGTGATGCGCACGGGCAAGGACACGTCGATGTGGTCCGCCGTCGACGCCGTCCGCTCGGGCGAGGCGACGGTCTGTGTCAGTTGCGGCAACACCGGCGCGCTGATGGCGGTCTCGATGATCCGCCTGCGCAAGCTGCCCGGCGTCAACCGGCCGGCGATCGCCATCCTGTGGCCCTCGCGCAATCCGACCGGGTTCAACGTGATGCTGGACGTGGGCGCGGATATCCGGGCCGATGCCGACGACCTGGTGCAATACGCGCTGATGGGCATGTCCTATGCCCGGAACGGGCTCGGCCTGGAACGACCCCGGGTCGGGCTGCTGAATGTCGGCACCGAAGAGAACAAGGGTCGCACCGAACTCAAGGATGCGCATGACAAGATCGAGGCCTTGGCCGATGGCAGCGGCTTCGACTTCGTCGGGTTCGTCGAGGGGGGCGACATCCCCGGCGACCGGGTCGACGTGATCGTGACCGACGGCTTCACCGGCAACGTCGCGCTCAAGACCGGCGAGGGCACAGCGCGTTTCGTGCGCGACATGCTGGGGGAAGCGTTCAGCGCCACGCCCCTGTCCAAGGTCGCCGCCCTCTTGGCCATGTCGTCGCTCAAACGGCTCAGCAAGCGGATCGATCCGCGGCGGGTGAACGGGGGCGTATTCCTCGGTCTGAACGGTACGGTCGTGAAATCACACGGCTCCGCCGACGAAACGGGTGTGGCGGCGGCGATCGGCCTGGCATGGGACCTGTCGAAATCCGGCTTCAGCGACCGCCTGCGCGCAAGGGTCGCCGCGCTGACCGCACCGGAGGACGGAGCATGA
- the rpmF gene encoding 50S ribosomal protein L32, with the protein MAVPQNKVTKSRRNMRRAHDFLTPGNPAECPNCGELKRPHHVCGACGHYADREVIAADAVELDDDVA; encoded by the coding sequence ATGGCCGTTCCGCAGAACAAGGTCACCAAGTCGCGCCGCAACATGCGTCGTGCCCATGACTTCCTGACGCCCGGCAATCCGGCCGAATGCCCGAATTGCGGCGAGCTAAAGCGCCCGCACCACGTCTGCGGCGCCTGCGGTCACTATGCCGACCGCGAGGTGATCGCGGCCGATGCGGTCGAACTGGACGACGACGTCGCCTGA